In Alteribacillus bidgolensis, a genomic segment contains:
- a CDS encoding Na+/H+ antiporter NhaC family protein — protein sequence MPTELWLSIVPPVVAIIFAMWTKQVIPSLLIGLWVGSLLYTGSWVESLNQTVSYIMGVLTDTGNLDVLLFLYIFSGLVALIQASGGVQAFARWIAQYIKGPNQTLLTSWGLLPITFMDCGFRVVAGGAMIKPLAKRYHVAKERLAYMLNNSSSPVIVLIPMATTFIGYIIGVLNKGMQAAGISGDPLALFIRSLPFHFFSYLSIAIALLSLIPAFNFGTMKNLMNIDQKDTAKNRTGRVPDKPAFATEFSREFGDENQDKAESAKDQMGVAMKGEKKEHGMKMEMGMDHEEPVLEPRLLNLFAPIITLISLSFILMWGSDEPSRMMLLSLLVTLAASIGLYLVQGLKLKKMTDRFIKGGNKLMATIIILLLAWPISDVSQDLGLTSLIQGTLEGNLPAVWVPVLVFAVTAAVTYFIGSSWGAWALMMPVAIPLAVTTGSSVPLVVAAVFSGGTFGDVTSPVSGMTAMSAGIADADHMKYVRAMTPYNMTAAVLSAILFIGVSFFFV from the coding sequence ATGCCTACTGAACTATGGTTATCGATCGTTCCCCCTGTTGTAGCGATCATTTTTGCCATGTGGACAAAACAAGTCATCCCGTCTTTACTTATTGGGTTATGGGTCGGAAGCCTTTTATACACAGGTTCTTGGGTAGAATCCTTAAATCAAACCGTTTCATACATAATGGGTGTTTTAACCGATACAGGTAATTTGGATGTTTTGTTATTTCTCTATATTTTTAGTGGATTAGTCGCTTTGATTCAAGCATCTGGTGGAGTTCAGGCGTTTGCTCGCTGGATCGCCCAATACATTAAAGGACCCAATCAAACGCTGCTTACATCGTGGGGACTCTTACCGATTACGTTTATGGACTGTGGGTTTCGTGTTGTTGCTGGTGGTGCGATGATTAAACCATTAGCTAAACGGTATCACGTTGCCAAAGAACGTTTAGCCTACATGTTAAACAATTCTTCAAGTCCTGTGATTGTTCTTATTCCAATGGCCACGACGTTTATTGGCTACATCATTGGAGTGTTAAATAAAGGAATGCAGGCTGCGGGGATAAGTGGTGATCCTCTAGCTTTGTTTATCCGTTCCCTTCCTTTTCACTTTTTTAGCTATCTCTCGATTGCCATTGCCTTGTTATCTTTAATACCAGCCTTTAATTTTGGAACCATGAAAAACCTAATGAATATCGATCAAAAAGATACCGCAAAGAATAGAACAGGTCGGGTTCCGGACAAACCTGCATTTGCTACCGAATTTTCACGAGAATTCGGAGATGAAAATCAAGATAAAGCCGAAAGCGCAAAAGACCAAATGGGGGTAGCCATGAAAGGGGAGAAAAAAGAGCACGGCATGAAGATGGAGATGGGGATGGACCATGAAGAACCGGTATTAGAACCTCGTCTCTTAAATCTATTTGCCCCGATCATCACTCTTATTTCACTTAGTTTTATCCTCATGTGGGGGAGCGATGAACCATCAAGAATGATGCTTTTATCCTTATTGGTCACTCTTGCTGCTTCCATTGGGTTGTATCTTGTCCAGGGATTAAAGCTTAAAAAAATGACGGACCGTTTCATAAAAGGCGGCAATAAACTTATGGCAACCATTATTATTTTACTTTTAGCTTGGCCTATTTCTGATGTCTCACAAGATTTGGGGCTTACTTCCTTAATCCAAGGAACATTGGAAGGAAATTTACCAGCCGTATGGGTACCTGTTCTCGTATTTGCTGTGACAGCAGCTGTGACTTATTTTATTGGCTCTTCCTGGGGAGCTTGGGCCCTTATGATGCCTGTCGCTATTCCATTGGCCGTAACGACAGGAAGCTCCGTTCCGTTAGTCGTTGCAGCCGTATTTTCCGGTGGAACATTTGGGGATGTCACTTCCCCTGTTTCGGGAATGACAGCCATGTCTGCTGGGATTGCAGATGCTGATCATATGAAGTATGTACGTGCCATGACGCCTTACAATATGACTGCAGCTGTATTATCTGCGATTTTGTTTATTGGTGTTTCTTTTTTCTTCGTCTAA
- a CDS encoding four-helix bundle copper-binding protein: protein MPSVVDSSVQQFQTCINACNQCMQACEECLTSCFKEPDVQARAHCINMLRDCADICAMASQWMSRGSMYGKQFCQLCATICDDCATECEKFQDAHCQECAKFCRQCAEECRKMAS, encoded by the coding sequence ATGCCAAGTGTTGTCGATTCATCTGTTCAACAATTTCAAACGTGTATCAATGCTTGTAATCAATGTATGCAAGCTTGTGAAGAATGTTTAACCTCTTGTTTTAAAGAACCTGACGTGCAAGCACGGGCACATTGTATTAACATGTTAAGGGATTGTGCAGACATTTGTGCAATGGCTTCTCAATGGATGTCTCGCGGAAGCATGTATGGGAAACAGTTCTGCCAACTTTGCGCGACCATTTGTGATGACTGCGCAACGGAATGTGAGAAGTTCCAAGATGCTCATTGTCAAGAGTGTGCGAAATTTTGTCGTCAATGTGCAGAGGAATGCCGTAAAATGGCTTCATAA